The genomic region CATCACCTCCATTTTGTTCACCTGGCCCCTTGAAAACACTTCAGTTTGCTATCAGCCCCCACAACGGTCATCTTTCCGGATAAAGCTGGCCTTCAGGAACTTCGCCTGGCCTGGACTGGGCATGGAGGACCATCAGGAACTTGTCCTAGGCCAGTTGGTGCTTCCGGAGCCCAACGAGGCCAAGCCAGATGGTGAGGTGGCTTGCAGTCTGGAAGACTTTCCGGGGGTGGTGTTGTGGGGCTACAATTCCCTTACATTTCATCCGGTCATTTCTGTGCTTGGAAAGCCCAGTGAAAAGTGACTGGTGTCAtgaccttttctccttttccagatCCTGCTCCACTTCCTGGGCAACACGTATTAACAATGCCGGCCCTGGAGCCAGCACCACCACTGCTGGCGGACCTGGGGCCTGCTCTGGAGCCAGAGTCAGGGGCAGTCCTGGGTGCACCAGGATATCTATATTCAGCACCAGGACCAGCACCAGGGGAAGGGTCCCCTCCAGCGACACTGCTGGAGCCACAGTCCGCCTCAGAGTCCCCCACTCCCTCTTCTGGGACTGTGAAGAACCAATCCCTTGAGGAGATGCCTGACATCACGATCTTCCCTCCCAGGCTGCTGGCAGAGCAGCTGACCCTCACGGATGCGGTGAGCACCTGGGTTTTGCAGGCAGTGCCTCTGGCACTAGGTGTCTCAGACCAGCCTCTACCCGAGGAGTGGCCAATGCCCTGGGACGAATGTCATCCCCACTTCTTACCGAAAATGGGATCTGGATGAGTTTCCTCACgcagaagccttccctgactgcaTGTGGACAGCAGAGATGGCACGTCGCCTGTGCTAGCTCCACAGAGTGTGGAGACCGAATGACAGGGGATGGACAGAAAGCAGGACAGGGCAGGTGCTCACCGAGGGGCAGGCAGGGCCATGGGTCACTcatccagctgctcaggagcctcACGACCCTTATTAGGTGCCTGATGCATACTAGATTCTATGGGAGACACCCAAACAGAGCCCATAGTTGCAGCTGCCACAAGGAAAGTGCACTGGTATGGAGAGAAGGAGTACAGGGCTGACTGGGATGGGAGGAAGACGAGGCCTCAGGATGGACAGGCCTGAGTCACCTTCTAGTTCTTGGGAGTGCGGATGGCTTCAGAGAAAATGTCACTCTCCCTTCCCACTCTTGTTGGATTCTGGGCCATGATGCACTTAGGGCCCTCAGTGGGTAGAAAATCAAACCCAGGGACTCCCACATGTCTAGAGCCCATTTTAAAGCTTTCTGAACTCCAGATCGGTTCCTGCCAGAGACCATGGATGACTGTGAGCTCAGTCCCTGCCTGGGACTGTGGGTGACTCTGAGCTGGGGTGTGCTCTGTCCATGAcactctcctcctcccccaaagGAGCTGTTCAAGAAGGTGGAGCTCTACGAATGCTTGGGCTCCATCTGGGGCCAACGAGCTAAGGAGGGGAATGAGCACGTGGCACCCACAGTTCATGCGACCATCACACACTTCAACAGGCTCACCAACTGCGTCACCACCTCCTGCCTCGGGAACCATGGCATGAGGGCCCGGGACAGGGCCAGGGTGGTGGAGCACTGGATCAAGGTGGCCAAGGTAAGCCATGGTTGGGCCTGagaatttcctctttaaaaatggggaactgcctcttctcctccatcgGCTTTCAGGATTGGCATCTGTATGTCTGGCTTCAGCCCCGGACATCACCTAGCCCCTTCTTGTCACAGACCTCAACTCCCATGTCCCAGTGGTGGCTGCTCACTTCTGACCTGGGATCTTCCTTGGGTTGAACTAAAATCCTCCTAGATGAGTGACATTCACTCGGCCCCAGGTGTGCCCTCCTGAGGCTCCCTGGGCCTTGCTTCGTCCAGGCAGGGAGATCTCAGCACAGCgggctgaggctgaagtgggccAGGCTCCACTGTGGAACTCACAGctcactcttccctctccagGAGTGCCTAAGCCTCAACAACTTCTCCTCAGTGCACGCCATCGTCTCTGctctgtgcagcaaaccaatatATCGGCTACACAAGACATGGGCAGCAGTGTCCAGGTGAGGAGGGTTCCCTCCACGGGAGCACCAGGGTTGACCTAGGGACCCCTAGGTCTCCCCATGTGCCCTCAACGACTCTGAAAGGTTCTTGGAGACCAGGGACACTGGAGGCAGGGATGGCCTGGTGGGTGTGGTCACTAAGCTGCCTTGGACTACTAAGCAAGGATTTCCAACTCAGGACTAAGGATTTTTAACCATCAGGAACAGACTGGAGCCAACTGGAGGCTTTCAGGTGTTTGTACCCAGCAGTGGAACTGTGTCCAGCTGGAAGCTAACTGTGAACACGCAGGGGCTCATGTGAAGTGGAGATGGGCCAGGGGAGGAGCATGACGGGTCCCACCCTGGTCCTCTGGAGCCCTTGTCATCAGAGGACCCTATTGGAAACTCTCACCCACGAAGTTGGGATTCTCTGGGTTTTCAAACAAAAGGGATTGGATTGGAACTCACAAACCTCTCCGCTTATCcccaaatttgcttttctttctttcctctgcccATAGCAAAAGCACAAAACATCTAAAACAACTCTGCAAAAAAGACACTGCAGTGAAGAGGGACCTGCTGATCAAGGTACACTGGAGTCTGGGAGATGCAGGAGAAGTGTTTAAGGGTCAGAGGAAAGACTGAGTTTGGAAGGGCATTGGACCTAGTGTGGAGTGGTTATTTTCTTTTGACTTACCTACTAAAAGGGGACTTGAAAAATTCCCTCCACGCCTACCTTGGGCGAACAGAAGGAGAGGTGTGTGGGTCCACAGGCACGTGGGGGCACGGCGGCAGGAGGCCCTGGAAATGGGATGTGGCAATGGCTGCTGGGCTGCTGAGCAGGGGTGATGAGCTGCAGCATTAGCAGGGCTCTGGTTCCCGTGCTTGTCAGTGCTGCTGGCATGGAGCTTCCTCCAGGCTGGGGGGTGGTCATGGTAGGTGGGACTTTGCTTCTTCCTCAAACTGGAAAGCAATTCTTCAGGAAGCCAGGCCTCTGTGGCTGCTTCTGTCTGCAGCGCATCTCCAAAGGCAGTGGCCTCTGCCCACACTGGGGGAGAGGGGGAACAACAACAGGGGAAGCTCATGTGCCAGGGAGTCCAGTGGACTGCCCAGCTTTGGGTACCAATGGGCATACTCGGGACAGATGTATGTGTTTCCTGGGACTCCCTGCTCTGCCCTTTGCAGACACCCGAAAATGGTCATGTCACAGGATTCTAACCAGTTAGCAGTGACACATGCTCATGACAAGTATCTGGGGGATTCGTGCATTCCTAGGGGATCCTCCCTGACCAGATCTCAGAATATTCCATGCAAACGGGAAGACAACTTGTCACCCCACCCAGGATTCTGGAAATTCCCGCCATGTCAGTCAGAAATGGCACCGCAGGAGGCCACTTCCTGAGTGGAGGAAGAGAGTTCTGTGCACGGAACTCCCCTGGGGGATCATTGGCGAGGCAAAACCTTTGGCATGGCTCAAACCCAATTTGTGTGGCAGAGACTCCAGTGGGGCTCAGATAGGCAGGTGCCACTTAACCAGGTCTCCTAAAACACCCTGTCCCTTTCCCATCACGACTGTGCCTGGCTGGAGACCTAGATACTCAGAGACTCCAGAGAACACGACCCTGATGGGTAGTGGTGCTGGGATATTGGGAGAAGGCAGCGGGACAGAGCTTCCAGGATGGGGAGGAGGCACCTTCTCTTTCAGGTCCCTGGGCAGTCACTGTCCACTCtgggtctctgtttcctcatctggaaaatgaagggATGCTGAGCCTGTAGTGCAGCCCTACAGGATGGAAATGAggttcaaaaaaagaaaataatttgctagTGCTCATGCCTGGTTCTTCCTCAGAGGGATGAGAGGGAGAACAATGGCAACAGGAAACAGTACTCAGGAGGCCCTGTGAGGTAGCTGTGGTTTTCATTGCTCTTTAGAGAAGAGGAAACAGTCTCAGCGAGGCCCGGCTGCATGAGTGGGTGACACACACAGGGAGTGTGGAGCTGGGCCAGTGGTATGAGCACTATGCCAGGTGACTCATGCCAGTCCCTGGGGATCCAAGTGTGTGGTGGCTGGGGTGTAActgggggaagagaggagagcCTCACTGTCTCCATCACTGGCACCTGGCAGGCGGGGAGCTTTAAGGTGACCACCCAGGAGAGGAACCCCCAGAGAGCCCAGATGAAGCTGCGGAGGCAGAATAAGGTGAGTGAGCCTTTGGCGTGGAGAGGCCGCAGGGGATCAGAGGACAGGGCTCCCTCCCTGCCAGCTGGAGGCCTCCATGTGAAGA from Macaca thibetana thibetana isolate TM-01 chromosome 10, ASM2454274v1, whole genome shotgun sequence harbors:
- the LOC126929502 gene encoding ral-GDS-related protein-like isoform X3: MRNLLTNQPGAAVLSAQVHRAVLQGLWEENVSGTLRRTRVCTALLCGQVCPLRDSTDGLGKAVHSITSTITSILFTWPLENTSVCYQPPQRSSFRIKLAFRNFAWPGLGMEDHQELVLGQLVLPEPNEAKPDDPAPLPGQHVLTMPALEPAPPLLADLGPALEPESGAVLGAPGYLYSAPGPAPGEGSPPATLLEPQSASESPTPSSGTVKNQSLEEMPDITIFPPRLLAEQLTLTDAELFKKVELYECLGSIWGQRAKEGNEHVAPTVHATITHFNRLTNCVTTSCLGNHGMRARDRARVVEHWIKVAKECLSLNNFSSVHAIVSALCSKPIYRLHKTWAAVSSKSTKHLKQLCKKDTAVKRDLLIKAGSFKVTTQERNPQRAQMKLRRQNKGVVPFLGDFLTELHRLDTAIPDDLDGNSNKRRKEVRVLQEMQLLQVAAMNYRLRPLEKFVTYFPRMKQLSDKESYKLSCQLEPESQ
- the LOC126929502 gene encoding ral-GDS-related protein-like isoform X2; translation: MFSCCVPTCCRPPRRRRGQNESLSREYRHWFNPHPRRLWPFARRHPQSSTQQIKQELLDGFHFSNFFKEGQGPTATNYGQCWSGYENEISRMSTFQPGTGEKLLDSLVPALLTKPISSYATCLGPSWDFITVPHFLELLVRSTITSILFTWPLENTSVCYQPPQRSSFRIKLAFRNFAWPGLGMEDHQELVLGQLVLPEPNEAKPDDPAPLPGQHVLTMPALEPAPPLLADLGPALEPESGAVLGAPGYLYSAPGPAPGEGSPPATLLEPQSASESPTPSSGTVKNQSLEEMPDITIFPPRLLAEQLTLTDAELFKKVELYECLGSIWGQRAKEGNEHVAPTVHATITHFNRLTNCVTTSCLGNHGMRARDRARVVEHWIKVAKECLSLNNFSSVHAIVSALCSKPIYRLHKTWAAVSSKSTKHLKQLCKKDTAVKRDLLIKAGSFKVTTQERNPQRAQMKLRRQNKGNSNKRRKEVRVLQEMQLLQVAAMNYRLRPLEKFVTYFPRMKQLSDKESYKLSCQLEPESQ
- the LOC126929502 gene encoding ral-GDS-related protein-like isoform X1, with translation MFSCCVPTCCRPPRRRRGQNESLSREYRHWFNPHPRRLWPFARRHPQSSTQQIKQELLDGFHFSNFFKEGQGPTATNYGQCWSGYENEISRMSTFQPGTGEKLLDSLVPALLTKPISSYATCLGPSWDFITVPHFLELLVRSTITSILFTWPLENTSVCYQPPQRSSFRIKLAFRNFAWPGLGMEDHQELVLGQLVLPEPNEAKPDDPAPLPGQHVLTMPALEPAPPLLADLGPALEPESGAVLGAPGYLYSAPGPAPGEGSPPATLLEPQSASESPTPSSGTVKNQSLEEMPDITIFPPRLLAEQLTLTDAELFKKVELYECLGSIWGQRAKEGNEHVAPTVHATITHFNRLTNCVTTSCLGNHGMRARDRARVVEHWIKVAKECLSLNNFSSVHAIVSALCSKPIYRLHKTWAAVSSKSTKHLKQLCKKDTAVKRDLLIKAGSFKVTTQERNPQRAQMKLRRQNKGVVPFLGDFLTELHRLDTAIPDDLDGNSNKRRKEVRVLQEMQLLQVAAMNYRLRPLEKFVTYFPRMKQLSDKESYKLSCQLEPESQ